A single Filimonas effusa DNA region contains:
- a CDS encoding alpha/beta hydrolase family protein yields the protein MKYKLTAFLMAVFAIPFLVSAQKKPLDHSVYDSWQLIGERMISNDGRYIVYAVNVQEGDGTLVIQQAADGKKLAEIPRGYGAGISFNSSHVVFKIKPLYKQTREARIQKKKADELPKDSLGIFNLANGSIEKWPAVKSFRLPEEGSGWVAWLHDKQSASPASANADSTTRLTRLEKLADSLVRAADSIRLKLTEAKTQGLKVLMPATAKKAASKKDPVEEGTVLVLKNLQTGEERKFALAKDYLFDKKAKAFVVYSSEKNSDSTVQALVLWHNPALNRTDTVMKGLHDATAFAIDENAAQLAFVAERDSSAKAAYKFYNLWRYTPGSDTARLLATRFTPSIPANWSISENGKVYFSKSGQRLFFGTAPVLPLKDTTLPEFERSNVDVWNYKDDALQTVQLFNLNKELKRSFTAVWDNTRGQVLQLADTVFRGTTITGEGDGAAFYVEVDTGRRGAFQWQGYIIADIYAVDPATGNKKLIADNFKGTCYPSAGGKYLVMYNDLKRNYSIYNSETGKIIPLAADIKYPLYDEENDMPDDPGAYGIAGWMENDSYVLLYDRFDIWKADPTGRRASENITRGEGRLQQVRYRYVNVREDEKFLKPGQQLLLRLFDEKDKSAGLATLALEKSAPLNVLWKEKVALPVLSSNIVQARDAAVLLYSKETFSQPADLYVTSAAGKAAQLRLSAINAQQSQYLWGTSSLYKWKAYTGKQAEGVLYKPENFDPHKKYPMIVYFYERNNNTLYSYSAPAPTPSRLNIPFFVSRGYVVFVPDVWYTKGHPGKGAYDYIVSGTRALIKEGFIDSTKIGLQGQSWGGYQTVHLITRTNLYAAAWAGAPVVNMFSAYGGIRWESGLNRQFQYEHSQSRIGATIWEKPELYTENSPLFHFPKVKTPLVVMANDADGAVPWYQGIECFTALRRLNKPVWLLNYNNEAHNLMERRNRKDIQIREQQFFDWLLKGEKPAPWLSEGVPALMKGRTWGL from the coding sequence ATGAAGTACAAACTAACAGCGTTTTTAATGGCGGTTTTTGCCATTCCTTTTCTTGTTTCTGCGCAGAAAAAGCCTTTGGATCATTCCGTTTATGATTCATGGCAGTTGATAGGAGAAAGAATGATCAGTAACGACGGGCGTTATATTGTTTATGCCGTTAACGTGCAGGAAGGCGACGGCACGCTGGTGATACAGCAGGCGGCAGACGGTAAAAAGCTGGCTGAAATACCGCGTGGTTATGGTGCTGGCATCAGTTTCAACAGCAGTCATGTTGTTTTTAAAATAAAACCTCTTTATAAGCAAACGCGGGAGGCGCGTATTCAAAAGAAGAAGGCTGATGAGCTGCCTAAGGACAGCCTGGGTATTTTTAACCTGGCCAATGGCAGTATCGAGAAATGGCCTGCTGTAAAGTCGTTCCGTTTGCCTGAGGAAGGTTCCGGCTGGGTAGCCTGGCTGCACGACAAGCAATCTGCGTCACCTGCATCGGCGAATGCAGATTCCACTACCAGGCTTACACGTCTTGAAAAGCTGGCTGATAGTCTTGTCCGCGCTGCAGACAGCATTCGCCTGAAGCTTACCGAGGCAAAAACACAGGGACTGAAAGTATTGATGCCGGCTACTGCTAAGAAAGCGGCATCTAAAAAGGACCCGGTAGAAGAGGGGACTGTACTGGTGTTAAAGAACCTGCAGACAGGCGAGGAGCGGAAATTTGCATTGGCAAAGGATTATCTCTTTGATAAAAAAGCGAAGGCTTTTGTGGTTTACAGTTCTGAAAAGAACAGTGACAGTACTGTGCAGGCGCTGGTGTTGTGGCATAACCCTGCATTGAACCGGACCGATACTGTTATGAAGGGGCTGCATGATGCGACGGCTTTTGCGATAGATGAAAATGCAGCTCAGCTGGCGTTTGTTGCTGAGCGTGACAGCAGTGCGAAAGCGGCTTACAAGTTCTATAATCTCTGGCGTTACACGCCGGGGTCCGATACTGCCCGTTTGCTAGCTACGAGGTTCACGCCTTCTATTCCTGCTAACTGGAGCATCAGTGAAAACGGAAAAGTTTATTTCAGTAAGTCGGGACAGCGGTTGTTTTTTGGAACAGCTCCTGTACTTCCTCTCAAAGACACCACGCTGCCTGAATTTGAACGTTCGAATGTCGATGTCTGGAATTATAAAGACGATGCGTTGCAGACCGTTCAGCTGTTTAATCTGAATAAAGAATTAAAGAGAAGTTTTACGGCGGTTTGGGATAATACCCGTGGGCAGGTACTTCAGCTTGCCGACACGGTGTTCAGGGGTACTACGATCACGGGAGAAGGTGACGGCGCAGCATTTTATGTGGAGGTGGATACGGGCAGACGCGGTGCTTTTCAATGGCAGGGTTATATCATCGCGGATATTTATGCCGTTGATCCGGCGACAGGTAACAAGAAGTTAATTGCCGATAATTTCAAAGGCACCTGTTATCCTTCTGCCGGCGGGAAATACCTGGTGATGTATAATGATCTGAAACGTAATTATTCTATTTATAACAGCGAAACAGGTAAGATCATACCGCTTGCTGCGGATATCAAATATCCATTGTATGATGAGGAAAATGATATGCCTGATGATCCGGGTGCTTATGGTATTGCGGGCTGGATGGAAAATGACAGTTATGTTCTGTTGTATGACCGTTTCGACATCTGGAAAGCAGATCCTACCGGGCGCCGGGCTTCTGAAAACATTACCCGTGGTGAGGGAAGGTTACAGCAGGTACGTTACCGCTATGTGAATGTGCGGGAAGATGAAAAGTTCCTGAAACCTGGTCAGCAACTGCTGTTGCGTTTGTTTGATGAAAAGGATAAAAGTGCAGGACTGGCTACGCTGGCGCTGGAAAAAAGCGCTCCGTTAAATGTGTTATGGAAGGAAAAGGTTGCCTTACCTGTGCTTAGCTCGAACATCGTGCAGGCCAGGGATGCTGCTGTGTTGCTTTACAGCAAGGAAACATTCTCCCAGCCAGCAGACCTGTATGTGACAAGTGCTGCAGGAAAAGCGGCGCAGCTGCGGCTTTCGGCTATCAATGCACAGCAATCGCAGTATTTGTGGGGGACATCTTCTCTTTACAAATGGAAGGCTTATACGGGCAAGCAGGCCGAAGGTGTTTTATATAAACCTGAAAACTTTGACCCGCATAAGAAATATCCCATGATCGTGTATTTCTATGAGCGTAACAATAATACCTTGTATAGTTACAGTGCCCCGGCGCCTACTCCTTCGCGTCTTAACATCCCGTTTTTCGTGAGCCGTGGCTATGTGGTTTTTGTACCAGACGTGTGGTATACCAAGGGGCATCCTGGTAAAGGCGCTTATGATTATATAGTAAGTGGCACGCGTGCATTGATAAAAGAAGGGTTTATTGACAGTACCAAAATTGGTTTGCAGGGGCAAAGCTGGGGAGGTTACCAAACTGTTCACCTGATAACACGTACGAATCTTTATGCTGCTGCGTGGGCCGGTGCACCGGTGGTGAATATGTTCAGTGCTTATGGCGGCATTCGCTGGGAAAGCGGGCTCAACCGTCAGTTCCAGTATGAGCATTCACAAAGCCGTATAGGGGCAACCATCTGGGAGAAACCGGAGCTTTATACCGAGAACTCGCCGTTATTCCATTTCCCCAAGGTAAAAACCCCGCTGGTGGTTATGGCCAATGATGCCGATGGCGCCGTGCCATGGTACCAGGGTATAGAGTGTTTCACTGCGCTGCGCAGGCTTAATAAACCTGTTTGGCTGCTGAATTACAATAATGAGGCGCACAATCTTATGGAACGCCGTAACAGGAAGGATATCCAGATCAGGGAGCAGCAGTTCTTCGACTGGCTTCTGAAGGGGGAGAAACCTGCTCCCTGGCTGTCGGAAGGCGTGCCGGCGCTTATGAAAGGCCGGACCTGGGGTCTGTAG
- a CDS encoding NHL repeat-containing protein, whose translation MKPAIFVLAALLSCFSALHAQRQLHEIWATDTVLNVPESVLYDASQDLLFVSLIGGLPNLNNEGRGSIGKLSTNGKIIDTNWVKGLNAPKGMAKFRNTLYVTDANEVAVIDIKKGIVTQKIPIPGAVFLNDITVDNWGIVYVSDSRLNKIHRIEKGQVSLYLDNVDNVNGLLAVGEDLYAVSAGRLLKISADKKITTLATGMEKSTDGLVQIAPGEFIISSWIGVIYNVFESGKVIQLTDYRSAKINTADLGYHPKKKVLYVPTFWNKRVIAFDVAGK comes from the coding sequence ATGAAACCTGCCATCTTTGTTCTTGCCGCCCTCCTCAGCTGTTTTTCCGCTCTGCACGCACAACGACAGCTTCATGAGATCTGGGCTACCGATACCGTACTTAACGTTCCGGAATCTGTACTTTACGATGCATCGCAGGATCTCCTTTTTGTATCCCTCATTGGCGGCCTCCCCAATTTAAACAACGAAGGCAGAGGCAGTATAGGCAAGCTTTCTACCAACGGAAAGATCATCGATACCAACTGGGTCAAAGGCCTGAACGCCCCAAAAGGAATGGCTAAATTCCGGAACACACTTTATGTTACCGATGCTAACGAAGTCGCCGTGATCGACATAAAAAAAGGAATAGTTACTCAAAAAATCCCTATCCCGGGCGCAGTGTTCCTGAACGATATAACCGTCGACAACTGGGGAATCGTATATGTTTCCGATTCCCGCCTGAACAAAATACACCGCATCGAAAAAGGTCAGGTAAGCCTGTATCTCGATAATGTCGATAACGTCAATGGCCTCCTGGCGGTGGGTGAAGACCTCTACGCCGTATCAGCAGGACGCTTGCTGAAAATAAGTGCCGATAAAAAAATAACAACGCTGGCAACCGGCATGGAGAAAAGCACAGACGGACTGGTACAGATAGCCCCCGGCGAATTCATCATTTCATCCTGGATAGGTGTTATTTACAACGTATTCGAAAGCGGTAAGGTCATACAGCTAACCGACTACCGCTCCGCAAAGATCAATACCGCCGACCTGGGTTACCATCCAAAAAAGAAAGTTTTATACGTTCCCACCTTCTGGAACAAGCGGGTGATAGCTTTTGACGTAGCAGGTAAATAA
- a CDS encoding ABC transporter ATP-binding protein, translating into MEPVISIQNLRKSYGEKEVLKGISLEVYPGQVLGYIGPNGAGKSTTVKILCGLLSDYEGDISVKGVNLKTDPLKIKSMIGYVPELAELYDLLTPVEYLQFTGSLYGMSEEVCNERINRLMTAFSLQPNMDQRMDTFSKGMRQKVLISAGLIHNPDIIILDEPLSGLDANSVIIVKELISKLAREGKTIFYCSHMMDVVEKVSDRIVLIDQGRVLADGSIASLQSQYDNKSLEAIFSSLTSQGSLSETADELMRAFDN; encoded by the coding sequence ATGGAACCCGTTATCTCAATCCAAAACCTCCGGAAAAGCTACGGCGAAAAGGAAGTCCTTAAAGGTATATCTCTTGAAGTTTATCCCGGCCAGGTGTTGGGATATATCGGCCCCAATGGCGCCGGCAAAAGTACTACCGTAAAAATTCTCTGCGGCCTCCTCTCCGATTACGAAGGCGATATCAGCGTAAAAGGCGTTAACCTTAAAACAGATCCGCTGAAAATAAAAAGCATGATCGGTTATGTTCCCGAACTCGCAGAATTGTACGACCTGCTCACACCCGTAGAATACCTGCAATTCACAGGCAGCCTCTACGGCATGTCCGAAGAAGTATGTAACGAACGCATCAACAGGTTAATGACCGCTTTTAGCCTGCAACCCAATATGGACCAGCGGATGGACACCTTCAGCAAAGGCATGCGCCAGAAAGTATTGATTTCTGCCGGCCTTATCCATAATCCCGATATCATTATCCTCGATGAACCATTGAGCGGCCTCGACGCAAACAGCGTTATCATAGTAAAAGAACTCATCAGTAAGCTCGCCCGCGAAGGCAAAACCATCTTTTACTGCAGCCATATGATGGATGTGGTGGAAAAAGTGAGCGACCGTATCGTACTTATCGACCAGGGCCGTGTACTCGCAGACGGCTCCATCGCATCGCTGCAGTCACAGTACGATAATAAAAGCCTGGAAGCGATCTTTTCCAGCCTCACTTCACAAGGATCTCTTTCTGAAACCGCAGATGAGCTGATGCGCGCCTTCGACAACTAA
- a CDS encoding polyprenol monophosphomannose synthase gives MEKLVIIPTYNEKENIVRILEAVFSQEKGFHVLVIDDGSPDGTADIVKGLFSVYPGQLFLEERKGKLGLGTAYIHGFKWAIARNYQFIFEMDADFSHNPKDLERLYKACKFDGADVAVGSRYVPGGSIENWPLDRHLYSRGGALYTRMITWMPVQDPTAGFVCYTKKVLETINFDSINFVGYAFQIEMKFAAWKLGFRIQEVPIVFIDRQVGVSKMSKGIIKEGVLGVLKIQWQSMFKNYRRRVNVNHRPPTEVRKPQLQAEEVG, from the coding sequence TTGGAAAAATTAGTTATTATACCGACTTATAATGAGAAAGAGAATATAGTACGTATTCTCGAGGCTGTGTTTTCCCAGGAAAAGGGGTTTCACGTGTTGGTGATAGACGACGGTTCGCCTGATGGCACCGCCGATATTGTAAAAGGCCTGTTCTCAGTATATCCCGGGCAGTTATTCCTTGAAGAGCGTAAAGGAAAACTTGGTTTGGGTACTGCCTATATCCATGGTTTCAAATGGGCTATCGCCAGGAACTACCAATTCATTTTTGAGATGGACGCTGATTTTTCGCATAATCCGAAAGATCTGGAACGTTTATATAAAGCCTGTAAGTTCGATGGCGCCGATGTTGCCGTTGGCAGCCGTTATGTTCCCGGTGGTTCTATCGAGAACTGGCCGCTGGACAGGCATCTGTATTCAAGAGGTGGTGCTTTGTATACGCGAATGATCACCTGGATGCCGGTTCAAGATCCCACCGCAGGTTTCGTTTGCTATACTAAAAAAGTACTTGAGACCATCAATTTCGATTCTATCAACTTCGTTGGTTATGCCTTCCAGATTGAAATGAAGTTTGCAGCCTGGAAGCTTGGATTCCGGATCCAGGAAGTGCCGATCGTGTTCATCGACCGCCAGGTAGGTGTTAGTAAGATGAGCAAAGGCATTATCAAGGAAGGTGTTCTGGGGGTACTGAAGATACAGTGGCAGAGTATGTTCAAGAACTACCGTCGCCGTGTAAATGTAAACCATCGTCCTCCTACTGAAGTAAGGAAGCCACAACTCCAGGCTGAAGAAGTAGGCTAG
- a CDS encoding 3'-5' exonuclease encodes MNVQLVRPLAFIDLETTGVNISVDRIVEIAIVKIMPDGTKLVKRKLINPQMPIPKASSDIHGITDEMVKDAPSFRDVANEVKQFLESCDIGGYNSNRFDIPMLAEEMLRAGLDFNLEGRRMVDVQKVFHMMEQRTLSAAYKFYCGKNLEGAHSAEADATATWEVLDAQVCRYPNIGNTVESIVKFTGEDDLVDFARRFIKVNGVEVFNFGKHKGRPVVDVLKLEPQYYDWMMKGDFPMHTKQKLSEILNRTLLKKA; translated from the coding sequence ATGAATGTGCAGCTTGTTCGACCCCTGGCCTTTATTGATCTTGAAACCACCGGTGTCAATATCAGCGTTGACAGAATAGTGGAGATTGCTATTGTTAAGATCATGCCTGATGGTACCAAACTGGTAAAGCGGAAGCTGATCAATCCGCAGATGCCGATTCCGAAGGCGTCGAGCGATATTCATGGCATTACTGATGAGATGGTGAAGGATGCGCCTTCGTTCAGGGATGTGGCGAATGAGGTCAAGCAGTTTCTTGAGAGTTGCGATATTGGCGGTTACAACAGCAACCGTTTCGATATTCCGATGCTTGCGGAAGAAATGCTGCGTGCAGGACTTGATTTTAACCTGGAAGGCCGCCGGATGGTTGATGTGCAGAAGGTGTTTCATATGATGGAACAGCGTACGCTCAGCGCCGCCTATAAATTTTACTGCGGCAAAAACCTGGAGGGCGCCCACAGTGCCGAGGCTGATGCTACGGCTACCTGGGAGGTGCTTGATGCGCAGGTTTGCCGTTATCCGAATATTGGCAATACTGTAGAAAGCATTGTAAAATTCACGGGGGAGGATGATCTTGTAGATTTTGCGCGTCGCTTTATCAAGGTGAACGGTGTAGAAGTTTTCAACTTCGGCAAACATAAAGGCCGGCCTGTTGTTGACGTGCTGAAACTGGAGCCTCAGTATTACGACTGGATGATGAAGGGGGATTTCCCGATGCACACGAAACAGAAGCTTTCGGAGATACTTAACCGTACTCTGTTAAAAAAGGCCTAA